The DNA region TTTATACTTTTTCATAATGAAAAAGTGACGAAAAAGGTAACGCCATCCATAAATTTTTCGTAACGGAGGCTAACGAAATGATATAAATGATAGACGAAATGTCAACGTTTGGGACTAATTAATGACAAAAATTTACCAAGAATAAAAACGATTACTAATGTATAAGTGGATGGCGACAGTGATATTCTATACATACACACTCATATGCCTGTGTGCATTTATGTGTACACTGTATGTCATGACGAGGTTCACGAGAGAATGAGAATGCGATGCCCCCGGCCTACATGCTTGCTTTTGAAGTTAACACTGTCTTGTGCTCATTCTATCGCTTGGGATACCAGTCCGACCGAATATTTGATATCGGGTATTCGTTTACCCAGCACTTTATTGGATTCGTGGCTTAATCGGAATTTTTGCTTGGTGCCGGAGTTGTCTTGTACGTGATCAGCTGTCTGTCTAATTACTCGTGTCTAGCGTTCCATGAATTAGTGGATGAGATTACGACTGAATGCGTGGGATAACCGAGCAGTCTTAGCACTGAAAGGGTTGGATTTGCCAACAAATTAACACCATCTATCATCATGTATTGAAGGCCAATTATGGGTCATTGCGACTGGATCGATGGCTGACACTCCTACTTATGGAGACTGCACGTGAACATGGGCATGACCATGCCGTGGTCCTTTGGGGCGCGGGATTCGCATGTAGCTCGGCTCGGTTCATGAAATGGCCCCATCGAGTTACATATCACGGGGAGGATTCGTTAATATACGCAGGAGAAATAGAGATCTAACTATTTTGATTCACTCAATTTCTATGGCAGTAAGTTGAGACCTCTCACTCCAAAGCATACCATACCATTCAACAGTTCTTCTGGCAATTCCTAACCAAACCCTTCTCGCCCTTTCCTCCTCTCTGTTGCTATTGTCACTGCTCTGTTCTTCCAAGCCACATGAGGCTCCATACTCATCTTTCACACTCTCATCGCCGAATCTCGAAACACCTGTTATGTCCGACATCGACCTCCTCTGGAGAGTTTCGGTTTCTGAGGATGAAGCGCAGGCCGCCGTTGGGATTGGTTTTAACCTCGACTCACGTCTTCCATTTATGGCCAACTCGAACAATCTTCTCTTGTCCATCCCCTCATCGAACTTCAGAACTGGATGCTTGTTGTTTAAGGAAGAAGGGAAGGATGATCTGTTGCTTGACATTGAATGGATCATTTCAGAATTTAACAGCAAAAAGTCCAAGGAACTCACGTCACTCCACCGGTACTTTAGTGCGGcttcgggaaaaaaaatccgGTGGTTGAACCTGTGGAAACCTTTGGACTTCTTCCTTTCGCTCCGTCCTTCGTCATTTCGTCACAAGATCATCTTCTGGAAGCTGTTCCCTACTACCCCTAAGAATCTGGAAGACACGCgatcctcctctctctcaacAAATATCCCCGCATTCGAGTTTTCTTGACCGTCTGTCCCATTCCATGGCCTCTTGGCATCATCCATGTCAACGAGGATTGAATGCTCGGGACTAATTTCAATCTTAGCCCTGCAAAGAGGACAGTTTGAGCGGTTCTCGAGCCACCTATCTATGCATTTAACATGGAAAGCGTGCTTGCACTTTGGCAACAACCTTAAAACCTCAACATCCTCGAACCTGGACAGGCAGACCGAGCACTCTAGCCCATCTTTCAATCCCCTCAGCAAAGAGAACTGAAACTTAGGGAGGGACTCGATCACAGCCCTATCAAGACCGGAGAAAGGCAACATTGATTCGGTAACTGTAATTCCCATCGGATTGTTGTTATCATTATTATGAACGAAATGACCATCAATGCACCAGCCCTGCAGGAAGCTTGAATGCAAGAGGAGGAACCAGGATATCATGAACGCAAAGGACACCACTACCACGAAGATAGAGAGAGTTGGCGTAAACTTATAGCCATCTCTGTCTGAAACAGCCGATTGCGAGGCCTGCTGTGCGTTGGCATGGAAGAAAAGCATGAGACAGAGGAGTGAAAGGATTGGACTGGCTCGATCCATATGGAGATCCGGTCGAGAATGAAGGATTTGCAACTGAGAAATGACAAGAAACCTTGTGTCTTGTTCTTCTTTGTTAAGTGTTTTGTAGGGCCTCTAATGATGTATTCTCTGCCTGGACAAGGTTGGATTAATCAATCATCTTATGGCAAGTTCATGAGAGTCTGAATGTCGAGTTCAGAGACTTCAAATTGCTTCC from Punica granatum isolate Tunisia-2019 chromosome 3, ASM765513v2, whole genome shotgun sequence includes:
- the LOC116199432 gene encoding putative RING-H2 finger protein ATL12; this translates as MDRASPILSLLCLMLFFHANAQQASQSAVSDRDGYKFTPTLSIFVVVVSFAFMISWFLLLHSSFLQGWCIDGHFVHNNDNNNPMGITVTESMLPFSGLDRAVIESLPKFQFSLLRGLKDGLECSVCLSRFEDVEVLRLLPKCKHAFHVKCIDRWLENRSNCPLCRAKIEISPEHSILVDMDDAKRPWNGTDGRSERKKSKGFHRFNHRIFFPEAALKYRWSDVSSLDFLLLNSEMIHSMSSNRSSFPSSLNNKHPVLKFDEGMDKRRLFELAINGRRESRLKPIPTAACASSSETETLQRRSMSDITGVSRFGDESVKDEYGASCGLEEQSSDNSNREEERARRVWLGIARRTVEWYGMLWSERSQLTAIEIE